One segment of Maridesulfovibrio ferrireducens DNA contains the following:
- a CDS encoding Coenzyme F420 hydrogenase/dehydrogenase, beta subunit C-terminal domain: MATTVKIQVEENNPVLALQGFLKGLLNDESLSGIMVPVHLFSKGIPMPTLVTNPDQLSGADPLAPAFPMNSAKLLSRLTRGQSTERIAAVMRPCEIRAFVELVKLNQGSFDKVIIVGVDCMGAYDNMSYKKFLGDSDPVEATLSFHGQIGDGNNSSINGVDIASACQSCEHPDARKADIVVGIAGAKLHEYIPAMASSARGEALLSALGLPDMESTNGREKALESLIETRIVTRDAMLERTSAATGNLKDLSEYLSSCVNCYNCRVACPVCYCKTCVFNTDVFEHKPWQYMEWAKHKGSLKMPTDTVFYHLTRMAHMSTACIGCGQCSNACPNDIPVMELFRTVAARTQESFNYEPGRSLDEPPPLSVFKEDEFQETVSHIA, translated from the coding sequence ATGGCTACCACAGTGAAAATTCAGGTCGAAGAAAACAATCCTGTTCTAGCGTTACAAGGTTTCCTGAAAGGGCTTTTGAACGATGAATCCCTGAGTGGAATTATGGTGCCGGTTCATTTGTTCAGTAAGGGAATTCCTATGCCTACTTTGGTAACTAATCCGGATCAATTGTCTGGTGCTGACCCTTTAGCTCCGGCATTCCCTATGAACAGTGCCAAACTCCTGTCACGTTTGACTCGTGGGCAATCTACAGAGCGGATTGCCGCGGTCATGCGTCCCTGTGAAATTAGGGCTTTTGTCGAGTTGGTCAAGTTGAATCAGGGGAGCTTCGATAAAGTTATTATCGTGGGCGTGGATTGTATGGGGGCCTATGACAATATGAGCTACAAAAAATTTCTGGGTGATTCAGATCCCGTAGAGGCAACGCTTAGTTTTCATGGGCAGATCGGCGATGGCAATAATTCATCTATAAACGGGGTCGACATAGCGTCTGCTTGTCAGTCCTGTGAGCATCCTGATGCGAGAAAAGCAGATATCGTCGTCGGAATTGCCGGAGCAAAGCTGCATGAATATATTCCAGCTATGGCTTCAAGTGCACGCGGTGAAGCTTTGCTTAGTGCTCTGGGATTGCCGGATATGGAGTCAACAAATGGCAGGGAAAAAGCTCTCGAATCGCTGATTGAGACTAGAATTGTGACTAGAGACGCGATGCTGGAGCGGACCAGCGCAGCGACGGGAAACTTGAAAGATTTGTCCGAGTACCTATCATCTTGTGTTAATTGTTATAATTGTCGTGTGGCCTGTCCAGTCTGTTACTGTAAGACGTGTGTCTTTAATACCGATGTTTTCGAACACAAGCCTTGGCAGTATATGGAATGGGCTAAACACAAGGGTAGTTTGAAGATGCCTACGGATACGGTTTTTTACCATCTGACACGTATGGCTCATATGAGCACGGCTTGCATAGGTTGCGGACAATGTTCCAATGCCTGTCCGAACGATATTCCGGTGATGGAATTGTTCAGAACCGTGGCAGCGCGTACTCAGGAAAGTTTTAATTACGAGCCGGGTAGAAGTCTCGATGAACCACCACCTCTGTCAGTGTTCAAGGAAGACGAGTTTCAGGAAACGGTATCGCACATAGCCTGA
- a CDS encoding FAD-dependent oxidoreductase, protein MRKQYGALVVGAGIGGIRAALDLAVTGHKVALIDKRPNHGGILSQLDYQFPSDHCGMCKMLPLMARDSSSQYCLRKGLFHDNIDIMLSTELTEIDGEPGKFLVSLCRKSTLIDPTKCVSCGKCSEVCPVKVPSEFDAGLSERSAVYLPVPHAIPNHYVLDLDNCLRCWKCYEACPTGAIDFKFDERKDFHILIVDSDAEVANFMKEKLKEQNFTLHFSETGSEAVEMLTSDNRIRLVLLGTNLEDMDVGRILTRSLELRADVPVVVMATAGQEEQGADLVMQGAREYLIKSLASKTFVPWLDKLYMRIMSDSTEKLEVGAVILAGGFECYNPKMDPEGGEDVWSYDHPGVLTAVEFERLMSGTGPTGGQLLRPGDNKPVKNIAWIQCVGSRDVQKGADYCSGICCMFSIKESVLAKKATNGAVDATIFYMDMRTSGKDYQQYRERAENEKGVRFVRSRPHSIMPTDDDQALKIEYMAEQGHMVTEVYDMVVLAVGARPPSGMKQFALTLGLDVNQWGFAETKPYAPERTSRVGVFAAGAFGEPKDISESVIQAGAAAQAASRIIKVYNVLAGIESEPEPEYPDVSRDPARTFVAVCASCPTLGQSIDMEALSDRLAKVHSVHKVVPISRACTAEGWAEIGKGIDEFKPNRVLIGACMPYAYIPRLKELGKTIGLNPALMDVVDIYTPTFRPQIEGKSEKEIYVSLSMAVAGLQGVDPVSAPVMVDITRSALVVGGGLAGMTAAMSIADYGYGVCLVESEEELGGLAMRLHTQLDGSDPRKFMEELIGQVQRHPNIKVLTDSRVVLSRGSAGHFRSAIASPQGVFPLEHGVSILATGGHEAKVYESGLCVHKSVMTHLTFEERLATGVIDAGALSGVAMIQCWRSQGEDRKYCSRVCCPEMLKNVLTLKERNPNLPIYVFYRDIMAQGFLETYYTRARKAGAIFIRYEPDNKPTVAFEDGKPVITFFDHILRSKVQIHTDLLSLSSGLEPNDVEDLLEVFDVGVNENGFYKEADFKWRPVDFLKQGIYMCGIAHSPRRMGGTVASAKAAAQRALRILNAEKIPKETVVAFVRHSLCSLCQACVAACPYGARVVDMEAGKILVDDMLCQGCGACAAVCPNSATVLKGFHDGPMMSVIDAALEEPA, encoded by the coding sequence ATGAGAAAGCAATATGGAGCGCTGGTTGTCGGAGCTGGCATAGGTGGTATCCGGGCCGCTTTGGATCTGGCTGTTACCGGTCATAAGGTTGCTCTAATTGATAAGCGGCCTAATCATGGCGGGATTTTGAGTCAACTGGATTACCAGTTTCCTTCTGATCATTGCGGCATGTGTAAAATGTTGCCGCTTATGGCGCGAGATTCGTCCAGTCAGTATTGTCTGCGCAAGGGGCTTTTTCATGACAATATTGATATTATGCTTTCTACCGAGTTGACCGAGATTGATGGTGAGCCCGGTAAGTTTTTAGTTTCTCTCTGTCGAAAATCGACTCTGATTGACCCTACCAAATGTGTGAGTTGCGGTAAGTGTTCCGAAGTCTGTCCCGTGAAAGTTCCCAGTGAATTCGACGCGGGATTGTCAGAGCGGTCGGCCGTGTATCTGCCGGTTCCTCATGCAATTCCCAACCATTATGTTCTTGATCTCGATAACTGCCTGCGTTGCTGGAAGTGTTATGAAGCATGTCCTACCGGAGCCATAGATTTCAAATTTGATGAGCGAAAGGATTTTCATATCCTTATTGTAGATAGTGATGCTGAAGTGGCTAATTTCATGAAGGAAAAGTTGAAAGAACAGAATTTTACACTTCATTTCTCAGAAACTGGCAGTGAAGCTGTGGAGATGCTCACATCAGATAATAGAATACGTCTGGTCCTTTTAGGAACGAATCTTGAGGATATGGATGTTGGTCGCATTTTGACTCGTAGTCTGGAACTGAGAGCTGATGTGCCGGTTGTTGTTATGGCAACAGCGGGGCAGGAGGAGCAAGGTGCAGATCTCGTTATGCAGGGAGCCCGTGAATATTTGATTAAGTCTTTGGCGTCCAAAACATTCGTGCCTTGGCTGGATAAGCTTTACATGCGCATTATGTCCGACTCTACAGAGAAACTGGAAGTTGGTGCTGTTATTTTGGCCGGAGGATTTGAGTGTTACAATCCCAAGATGGATCCGGAGGGGGGGGAAGATGTCTGGAGCTATGACCATCCCGGCGTGCTTACAGCAGTTGAATTTGAACGTCTTATGAGCGGAACCGGACCGACAGGAGGGCAATTATTAAGACCCGGAGATAATAAGCCTGTCAAAAATATTGCATGGATTCAATGTGTCGGTTCGCGTGATGTGCAGAAGGGGGCGGATTATTGCTCAGGGATCTGCTGTATGTTTTCTATTAAAGAGTCTGTGCTTGCTAAGAAGGCCACAAACGGAGCTGTAGACGCCACTATTTTTTATATGGATATGCGAACATCGGGAAAGGATTACCAGCAATATCGTGAACGTGCAGAGAATGAAAAAGGTGTTCGTTTTGTGCGAAGCAGACCTCATTCAATTATGCCTACGGACGATGATCAGGCTTTGAAAATTGAGTACATGGCAGAGCAGGGACATATGGTGACAGAGGTTTACGATATGGTGGTCTTAGCTGTCGGAGCTCGCCCTCCGAGCGGTATGAAGCAGTTTGCTCTGACTCTCGGTTTGGATGTTAATCAGTGGGGATTTGCTGAGACGAAGCCTTATGCTCCTGAACGTACCAGTCGTGTAGGCGTGTTTGCAGCCGGAGCTTTCGGTGAACCTAAGGATATCTCTGAATCTGTAATTCAGGCGGGAGCCGCAGCTCAGGCTGCATCCAGAATTATAAAAGTTTATAATGTGCTTGCGGGTATAGAAAGCGAACCTGAGCCTGAGTATCCAGATGTCTCCAGAGACCCGGCACGGACATTTGTAGCCGTATGCGCTTCCTGTCCTACTTTGGGGCAGTCCATTGATATGGAAGCGTTAAGCGATCGTCTTGCGAAGGTTCATTCCGTTCATAAGGTTGTCCCGATCAGTCGGGCCTGTACTGCGGAAGGCTGGGCAGAAATAGGGAAGGGTATTGATGAATTCAAACCCAATCGAGTACTTATAGGTGCCTGTATGCCTTACGCCTATATCCCTCGGCTCAAAGAGCTGGGAAAGACTATCGGACTGAATCCGGCTCTTATGGATGTGGTTGATATCTACACTCCCACTTTCAGACCGCAAATAGAAGGCAAGTCCGAAAAGGAAATTTACGTTTCGCTTTCCATGGCTGTGGCCGGATTGCAAGGAGTTGATCCCGTATCTGCGCCTGTAATGGTCGATATTACTCGATCTGCTTTGGTCGTGGGTGGAGGACTGGCCGGAATGACCGCAGCTATGTCTATAGCCGACTATGGATATGGAGTCTGTCTGGTGGAATCCGAGGAGGAACTTGGGGGCCTGGCTATGCGTCTGCATACTCAGCTTGACGGCTCAGATCCTCGTAAATTTATGGAGGAACTCATAGGGCAGGTGCAACGACACCCTAATATTAAAGTTCTCACGGATTCCAGAGTCGTCCTTTCAAGAGGAAGCGCAGGGCACTTCCGGTCCGCTATAGCCAGTCCTCAAGGAGTTTTTCCTCTTGAGCACGGTGTGTCCATTCTCGCTACGGGCGGGCATGAGGCAAAGGTCTATGAGAGCGGACTTTGTGTGCACAAGTCGGTGATGACCCACCTGACCTTTGAGGAACGGCTTGCTACCGGTGTTATTGATGCCGGTGCGTTGTCCGGGGTTGCTATGATTCAGTGTTGGAGATCGCAGGGTGAAGACCGCAAATATTGCAGCCGGGTTTGTTGTCCGGAAATGCTTAAGAACGTGCTGACTCTCAAGGAACGTAACCCTAATTTGCCTATTTACGTTTTCTATCGGGATATTATGGCTCAGGGATTTTTGGAAACTTATTACACTCGCGCCCGCAAAGCCGGGGCTATTTTCATTCGTTACGAGCCTGACAATAAGCCAACAGTTGCGTTTGAGGATGGCAAGCCAGTGATTACTTTCTTCGATCATATTCTTCGCAGCAAGGTCCAGATTCATACTGATCTTCTTTCATTGTCCAGTGGGTTGGAACCTAATGATGTTGAAGATCTTCTGGAAGTTTTCGATGTGGGGGTAAATGAAAACGGATTTTATAAAGAAGCCGACTTCAAGTGGCGGCCCGTGGATTTCCTTAAGCAGGGTATTTATATGTGCGGGATTGCCCATTCGCCTCGGCGTATGGGGGGAACGGTGGCTTCGGCAAAGGCTGCAGCGCAAAGGGCATTACGTATTCTAAATGCTGAGAAGATACCCAAGGAAACAGTGGTGGCCTTTGTCCGTCATTCCTTGTGTTCCCTTTGTCAGGCATGCGTGGCCGCTTGTCCTTATGGCGCCCGTGTTGTGGATATGGAGGCTGGGAAAATTTTAGTGGACGATATGCTTTGTCAGGGGTGCGGGGCGTGTGCGGCTGTCTGCCCTAATAGTGCGACCGTACTAAAAGGATTCCACGACGGGCCGATGATGTCCGTCATTGATGCGGCTTTGGAAGAACCGGCATAG
- a CDS encoding 4Fe-4S dicluster domain-containing protein, giving the protein MSGAIRETWSPATDEYQSTLIELKDMVAACMQCGTCTASCPNGFAMDVTPRRMWRMIQFGMVDQILESRAFWYCSSCYMCTLRCPRGLKLTSAMGALKRLSMLDGNRIAKKNGAFYEAFMDDVESCGRAQELSLMNRFFLKRKDPALPMSFIPLGVKMLGKGKLHIPNNAQRGRLKAMFAKAREMEISS; this is encoded by the coding sequence ATGAGTGGTGCAATCAGAGAGACATGGAGTCCTGCTACAGATGAATATCAGTCGACGCTAATCGAGCTGAAAGACATGGTGGCGGCGTGTATGCAGTGCGGAACTTGTACAGCGTCATGTCCCAACGGGTTTGCCATGGATGTAACCCCGCGCCGCATGTGGCGGATGATTCAGTTCGGCATGGTGGACCAAATTCTTGAGAGCCGGGCGTTCTGGTATTGTTCATCCTGTTATATGTGCACTCTTAGGTGTCCACGTGGACTTAAGCTTACTTCAGCGATGGGCGCGCTTAAGCGTCTTTCTATGCTGGATGGGAACAGAATAGCCAAGAAGAACGGCGCTTTTTACGAAGCGTTTATGGACGATGTGGAATCCTGTGGCCGGGCACAGGAACTCAGTCTTATGAATAGATTTTTCCTTAAGCGCAAGGATCCTGCATTGCCGATGTCCTTCATTCCGTTAGGAGTAAAGATGCTGGGCAAGGGGAAGTTGCATATACCAAATAATGCTCAACGCGGGCGGCTCAAAGCTATGTTCGCGAAGGCTAGGGAAATGGAGATTTCGTCATGA
- a CDS encoding CoB--CoM heterodisulfide reductase iron-sulfur subunit B family protein encodes MRYAYYPGCSLLESAQEFDVSVRAVMERLGVVLEEIPDWTCCGASAAEPVSKLMNYALPARNLAIVEKEMGGIDVLAPCSACYLNLLKVNKEVIGNRGLHGEVNEVLSASDQRYFGNVKVLHLLDVLLNDVGAKLVKEKVTDGLKGMKVAPYYGCQILRPYAVFDDPGKPTSMEPVLKALGANVYEWDYGNRCCGASLMVGHRDVAIQSVAEILNGASDADAIVTVCPLCQMNLEAYQAQAVKAGGARVPVLYLSQLMGLAFGFGEDVMQLKKNLTMTAGVRDMINNKVWRQLRQTESGEELTGVEP; translated from the coding sequence ATGAGGTACGCATATTATCCGGGGTGTTCTCTTCTGGAGAGTGCGCAGGAATTTGATGTGTCTGTCAGGGCTGTAATGGAGCGTCTGGGCGTCGTACTGGAGGAAATACCAGATTGGACGTGTTGCGGGGCGAGTGCGGCTGAGCCCGTCAGTAAACTTATGAATTATGCCCTGCCGGCTCGAAATCTTGCCATCGTGGAAAAAGAAATGGGAGGCATAGATGTGCTTGCGCCATGCAGTGCCTGTTATCTTAATCTGCTTAAGGTAAACAAAGAAGTTATAGGGAATAGAGGACTTCATGGCGAAGTGAATGAAGTGCTTTCCGCATCTGATCAGAGATATTTCGGCAATGTGAAAGTCCTCCATCTGCTTGATGTCCTTCTGAATGATGTGGGTGCCAAGTTAGTAAAAGAGAAGGTTACTGACGGACTGAAAGGGATGAAAGTTGCTCCGTATTACGGGTGTCAGATTCTCAGGCCTTATGCCGTCTTTGACGATCCGGGCAAGCCGACGTCAATGGAACCTGTTTTGAAAGCTTTGGGTGCAAACGTATATGAGTGGGATTACGGCAATCGGTGTTGCGGTGCTTCTCTTATGGTCGGACATCGTGATGTGGCAATTCAATCCGTGGCGGAAATTTTAAACGGAGCCAGTGATGCTGATGCCATAGTTACCGTTTGTCCTCTCTGCCAGATGAATCTTGAGGCATATCAGGCTCAGGCCGTTAAGGCCGGAGGAGCGCGTGTTCCGGTTTTATATTTATCGCAGCTTATGGGGCTGGCTTTTGGTTTTGGAGAGGATGTAATGCAATTGAAGAAAAATCTGACCATGACGGCTGGGGTCAGGGATATGATTAATAACAAGGTCTGGAGGCAACTGCGCCAGACGGAAAGTGGCGAAGAGTTGACAGGTGTTGAACCGTAA
- a CDS encoding universal stress protein produces the protein MFKDIIVGITPTGIDDFAVKAAAEFARKFEANLYLVHVAGMAQGWGSVERLEPSGETAKLKDQIDGMYGEVLRDIPNSQIMVVPGIPHNELLRLARKKNADLVVMGPHTKEYEEKRSKMWGMAGSTLERVSQKARCPVMVVHKDVVCKEPLFENILIATDFSDQAECAVSYGAQMARQYKARLTVMHVADLEAEKDKLTARLESEYGPRLSGLENCSYEVCTGQPPMEILKTSQNLHADLVIMAHHSKEQDPEKAFMGSTVVQVALNAPSPTMSVNRYFDLRCGLMYDQTGNVMEADSAKV, from the coding sequence ATGTTTAAGGACATCATTGTGGGTATTACTCCTACCGGAATTGATGATTTTGCTGTCAAGGCGGCTGCAGAGTTTGCCAGGAAGTTCGAAGCAAATCTATATCTGGTGCATGTCGCAGGTATGGCTCAAGGATGGGGTTCGGTTGAACGTCTTGAGCCTTCGGGTGAAACAGCTAAGCTCAAGGATCAGATTGACGGGATGTACGGCGAGGTGCTGAGAGATATTCCAAATTCTCAGATAATGGTCGTGCCGGGTATTCCTCATAACGAGCTTCTCCGTCTGGCGCGGAAGAAGAATGCAGATCTTGTCGTTATGGGGCCGCATACCAAGGAATATGAAGAAAAGCGTTCTAAGATGTGGGGCATGGCAGGCAGTACTCTTGAGCGGGTGAGTCAGAAGGCCCGTTGTCCTGTTATGGTTGTACATAAGGACGTGGTTTGCAAGGAGCCGTTGTTCGAAAACATTCTTATAGCCACTGATTTCTCGGATCAGGCTGAGTGTGCCGTGAGCTATGGAGCGCAGATGGCTCGACAGTATAAGGCTCGGTTGACGGTGATGCATGTAGCCGATTTAGAGGCAGAAAAGGATAAGCTCACGGCTCGTCTTGAAAGTGAGTACGGCCCTCGCTTGAGTGGCTTGGAAAACTGTTCGTATGAAGTGTGTACCGGTCAACCACCTATGGAGATTTTGAAGACGTCGCAAAATCTCCATGCGGATCTGGTTATAATGGCTCATCACTCCAAGGAGCAAGATCCTGAAAAGGCATTCATGGGATCTACTGTGGTACAGGTGGCGCTTAATGCGCCCAGCCCCACAATGAGCGTCAACCGCTACTTCGATTTGCGTTGCGGTTTGATGTACGATCAGACTGGAAATGTAATGGAAGCTGATTCCGCCAAGGTGTAG
- a CDS encoding (Fe-S)-binding protein: MPPKRINGEVPHHKELIMDMVMPKPMDDEIREFLDKFDFSSCMVCGTCSNGCPITDTPGMEGWDTRKVMRMLAYGMVDEVVDSNFPWLCTGCGRCAYSCPMGIDIPAVMGHMKSLRDRDKVPGTLQQGMVNNVETGNNLAIKKDDYLLGMAELGEELDEEFPGFYVPVDKQNANILFFPNSKEVYGDFEDQFWWWKIFYAARENWTVPSEGWEAVDWALFTGNYEANKTLAKRKIDFMKKHNISRMIMPDCGGGSYGCRKGMDKCVMEDPNNEVGFTYLYDYLIQLIREGRIKLDKSVHAGKRFTWHDSCKHGRELERHFGKGYFEEPRWIINQCVDDFMDMTPNRGLNYCCGGGGGMWPMPYEDESAWHARYKYDQIKRSGADVVVVACSNCRDQIMRRIPKYYTEYKYEVKYIWQLIAESLVLEEWDADMIAKGQAEAKAQWEKLGIDLTDVEY, encoded by the coding sequence ATGCCCCCGAAGAGAATAAATGGTGAAGTACCTCACCATAAGGAGCTGATCATGGACATGGTTATGCCGAAACCGATGGATGACGAAATTCGGGAGTTTTTGGATAAGTTCGATTTTAGTTCCTGTATGGTCTGCGGTACTTGTTCCAACGGGTGTCCCATAACCGACACTCCCGGTATGGAGGGGTGGGATACTCGCAAGGTTATGCGTATGCTGGCTTACGGCATGGTAGATGAAGTTGTGGATTCTAATTTTCCTTGGTTGTGCACCGGGTGCGGACGGTGTGCGTATTCTTGTCCTATGGGGATAGATATACCTGCTGTAATGGGACATATGAAAAGCTTGCGTGATCGTGACAAAGTGCCGGGTACTTTGCAGCAGGGGATGGTCAATAATGTGGAGACAGGAAATAATCTCGCCATAAAAAAGGATGATTATTTACTAGGTATGGCCGAGCTAGGGGAAGAACTGGACGAAGAGTTTCCGGGATTTTATGTTCCAGTTGATAAACAGAATGCGAATATCCTTTTTTTCCCGAATTCAAAGGAAGTCTATGGTGACTTTGAGGATCAGTTTTGGTGGTGGAAAATATTCTATGCTGCCAGAGAAAACTGGACCGTACCTTCTGAAGGGTGGGAAGCTGTGGACTGGGCTCTTTTTACGGGTAATTATGAGGCGAATAAGACGTTGGCCAAACGCAAGATAGATTTCATGAAAAAGCATAATATTAGTAGAATGATTATGCCGGATTGCGGGGGAGGTTCATACGGTTGCCGGAAGGGTATGGATAAATGTGTTATGGAAGATCCTAATAACGAGGTGGGTTTCACTTATCTTTATGATTATTTGATCCAGTTAATCAGAGAGGGCCGTATCAAGCTGGATAAATCAGTTCATGCGGGCAAGCGGTTTACTTGGCATGACTCCTGTAAGCATGGTCGTGAACTTGAACGTCATTTTGGTAAGGGGTATTTTGAAGAGCCGCGGTGGATTATTAACCAGTGTGTTGATGATTTTATGGATATGACTCCGAATAGGGGGCTTAATTATTGCTGTGGCGGGGGCGGTGGCATGTGGCCTATGCCTTATGAAGATGAGTCAGCTTGGCACGCTAGATATAAGTATGATCAGATCAAGCGTAGCGGGGCGGATGTCGTGGTCGTCGCTTGCTCCAATTGTCGTGACCAGATAATGAGGCGTATTCCTAAATACTATACAGAATACAAATATGAAGTGAAATATATATGGCAGTTGATTGCCGAAAGTTTGGTGCTGGAAGAGTGGGATGCTGACATGATAGCAAAGGGGCAGGCCGAAGCTAAAGCGCAGTGGGAGAAACTCGGAATAGATCTTACGGATGTAGAGTATTGA